A section of the Streptomyces sp. NBC_00178 genome encodes:
- a CDS encoding transglycosylase domain-containing protein: MPKKRSGGGLTTTQQAAKFLGVAALSGAVLAGIALPAAGALGLAAKGTVEGFDEIPSNLKTPPLSQRTTILDNEGGMIATVYSRDRTVVPLKDISPYMQDAIVAIEDSRFYKHGAVDLKGILRAMNRNVQEGGAAQGASTLTQQYVKNVFVEEAGDDPDKVAEATQQTLGRKVRELKYAIQVEEELGKKKILENYLNITFFGQQAYGIEAASQRYFSKHAKDLTLEEAAMLAGLVQSPTRYDPVNDSEEATKRRNTVLQRMAAVGNISQDEADKAIAAPLKLKVKQPKNGCITAVEGSGFFCDYVRKTILTNPAFGKTDEERTKLWNLGGLTIRTTLSPRAQEAANEASTLKVNKTDKIAASVVQVQPGTGKILSMGQSRPYGLDQKKHETVLNLAVNNKMGGSTYGFQVGSTFKPITAAAALEKGVSPAQTFSTDWKMSVPKNKYTNCSGAQGGGDWSVQNELEEEKGTWDMTSALGKSINTYFALLEQKAGLCETVTMAKKVGYERGDSKQLVEEPAITLGSEVSTPLSMAATYAAFANRGTYCTPIAIESIKDANGKKVRVPKSACTSAMSEKTADTINAMLKGVVEDGTGTLAGLSDRDNAGKTGTTEERRDAWFVGYTPNLSTAVWVGSDGAKKVPMYNITIGGQYYDKVCGGCLPGPIWRTAMTGALEASETPSFNQVALPRGEEKKDKDKGQDKGRGDGDDGGKPDPIGGITLPPGVIGGNHGGGNHGGGRGGNGP; this comes from the coding sequence ATGCCAAAGAAGCGCTCAGGCGGGGGTCTCACGACGACCCAGCAGGCCGCCAAGTTCCTCGGTGTCGCCGCACTCTCCGGAGCCGTACTGGCAGGCATCGCACTGCCGGCCGCCGGAGCCCTGGGGCTCGCAGCCAAGGGAACGGTCGAGGGATTCGACGAGATCCCCTCGAACCTCAAGACCCCACCGCTGAGCCAGCGGACGACGATCCTGGACAACGAGGGCGGCATGATCGCCACCGTCTACTCGCGTGACCGTACGGTCGTCCCGCTCAAGGACATCTCGCCGTACATGCAGGACGCGATCGTCGCGATCGAGGACTCACGCTTCTACAAGCACGGCGCGGTCGACCTCAAGGGCATCCTGCGCGCGATGAACCGCAACGTGCAGGAGGGCGGAGCCGCGCAGGGTGCGTCGACGCTCACCCAGCAGTACGTGAAGAACGTCTTCGTCGAGGAGGCGGGCGACGACCCAGACAAGGTCGCCGAGGCCACCCAGCAGACCCTGGGCCGCAAGGTGCGCGAGCTCAAGTACGCGATCCAGGTCGAGGAGGAACTCGGCAAGAAGAAGATCCTGGAGAACTACCTCAACATCACGTTCTTCGGGCAGCAGGCCTATGGTATCGAGGCCGCGTCGCAGCGCTATTTCTCCAAGCACGCCAAGGACCTGACACTGGAGGAGGCCGCGATGCTGGCCGGTCTCGTCCAGTCGCCCACCCGTTACGACCCGGTCAACGACTCGGAAGAGGCGACCAAGCGTCGTAACACCGTCCTGCAGCGTATGGCGGCGGTGGGCAACATCTCGCAGGACGAGGCCGACAAGGCCATCGCCGCCCCGCTCAAGCTGAAGGTCAAGCAGCCCAAGAACGGCTGCATCACGGCCGTGGAGGGTTCCGGCTTCTTCTGCGACTACGTGCGCAAGACGATCCTGACGAACCCCGCCTTCGGGAAGACGGACGAGGAGCGCACCAAGCTGTGGAACCTCGGTGGCCTGACCATCAGGACCACACTGTCCCCGCGGGCCCAGGAGGCGGCCAACGAGGCGTCCACCCTGAAGGTCAACAAGACCGACAAGATCGCGGCCTCGGTGGTGCAGGTCCAGCCCGGCACCGGCAAGATCCTTTCGATGGGCCAGTCACGTCCGTACGGCCTGGACCAGAAGAAGCACGAGACCGTGCTCAACCTGGCCGTCAACAACAAGATGGGCGGCAGCACCTACGGCTTCCAGGTCGGCTCGACCTTCAAGCCGATCACGGCCGCGGCGGCACTGGAGAAGGGCGTCAGCCCGGCACAGACCTTCTCGACGGACTGGAAGATGTCCGTCCCGAAGAACAAGTACACCAACTGCTCCGGAGCGCAGGGCGGCGGCGACTGGTCCGTCCAGAACGAGCTGGAGGAGGAGAAGGGCACCTGGGACATGACGAGCGCGCTCGGCAAGTCCATCAACACCTACTTCGCGCTGCTGGAGCAGAAGGCCGGACTGTGCGAGACGGTCACCATGGCCAAGAAGGTGGGCTACGAGCGCGGTGACAGCAAGCAGCTCGTGGAGGAGCCCGCGATCACGCTCGGCAGTGAGGTGAGCACGCCGCTCTCCATGGCAGCGACCTACGCCGCGTTCGCCAACCGGGGCACCTACTGCACGCCGATCGCCATCGAGTCGATCAAGGACGCCAACGGCAAGAAGGTGCGGGTGCCCAAGTCCGCCTGCACGTCCGCGATGAGCGAGAAGACGGCGGACACGATCAACGCCATGCTCAAGGGCGTGGTCGAGGACGGCACGGGAACGCTGGCCGGCCTGTCGGACCGCGACAACGCGGGGAAGACGGGAACGACGGAGGAGCGCAGGGACGCGTGGTTCGTCGGCTACACCCCGAACCTCTCCACGGCGGTGTGGGTCGGATCCGACGGCGCCAAGAAGGTGCCGATGTACAACATCACCATCGGCGGCCAGTACTACGACAAGGTCTGCGGTGGCTGTCTGCCCGGACCGATCTGGCGGACCGCGATGACCGGTGCGCTGGAAGCGTCCGAGACCCCCTCCTTCAACCAGGTCGCGCTGCCCCGCGGCGAAGAGAAGAAGGACAAGGACAAGGGACAGGACAAGGGCCGCGGCGACGGTGACGACGGCGGCAAGCCGGACCCCATCGGCGGCATCACCCTCCCGCCCGGCGTCATCGGCGGGAACCACGGTGGCGGGAACCACGGCGGCGGACGGGGCGGCAACGGTCCCTGA
- a CDS encoding GatB/YqeY domain-containing protein, translating to MTTLKSKLKEDLTTAMKARDELTSSTLRLTLTAITKEEVSGRTARELSDDEVQKVIAKEAKKRREAAEAFAQGGRTEQAEREKAEGELLDRYLPKPLTDEELDVIVAQAVQEAKSAGAEGPRAMGAVMKIVGPKVAGLAEGGRVAAAVKKLLAG from the coding sequence ATGACCACGCTCAAGTCCAAGCTCAAGGAAGACCTCACCACGGCCATGAAGGCGCGTGACGAGCTCACCTCGTCCACCCTCCGGCTCACCCTCACCGCGATCACGAAGGAAGAGGTCAGCGGCAGGACGGCGCGCGAACTCTCCGACGACGAGGTGCAGAAGGTGATCGCCAAGGAGGCGAAGAAGCGCCGCGAGGCGGCCGAGGCCTTCGCGCAGGGTGGCAGGACCGAGCAGGCCGAGCGGGAGAAGGCGGAGGGTGAGCTGCTCGACAGGTACCTGCCGAAGCCGCTCACCGACGAGGAACTGGACGTGATCGTCGCGCAGGCCGTCCAGGAGGCGAAGAGCGCCGGCGCCGAAGGCCCGCGGGCCATGGGTGCCGTCATGAAGATCGTCGGCCCGAAGGTGGCGGGGCTCGCCGAGGGGGGCCGGGTGGCCGCCGCGGTGAAGAAGCTGCTCGCGGGCTGA
- a CDS encoding metallophosphoesterase, translating to MRARYGVPLKATAVGAAVGAAGLVYAAGFEARSFRLRRIAIPVLPHGARPLRVLQISDIHMVSGQRKKRAWLQSLAGLRPDFVVNTGDNLSDPEAVPELLDALGPLMEIPGVYVFGSNDYYGPKLRNPALYILEKMQGKHGLNGNAPAVNVVHNPWEPMRDAFDDAGWLNLTNTRGRIKADGLEIAFTGLDDPHIKRDRYAEVAGGPETGADLSIGVVHAPYLRTLDAFTADGYPLILAGHTHGGQLCIPFYGALVTNCDLDTDRVKGLSAHTVGERRAYLHVSAGCGTNRYTPVRFACPPEATLLTLTPRD from the coding sequence ATGCGCGCACGCTACGGAGTACCCCTGAAAGCAACGGCAGTCGGCGCAGCGGTCGGCGCCGCCGGTCTCGTGTACGCCGCCGGATTCGAGGCACGGTCGTTCCGGCTCCGCCGGATCGCGATTCCCGTACTCCCGCACGGGGCACGCCCGTTGCGCGTACTCCAGATCTCCGACATCCACATGGTGAGCGGTCAGCGCAAGAAGCGCGCGTGGCTGCAGTCGCTGGCGGGCCTGAGGCCGGACTTCGTGGTGAACACCGGCGACAACCTCTCCGACCCGGAGGCGGTACCCGAGCTGCTCGACGCGCTCGGCCCGCTGATGGAGATCCCCGGGGTCTACGTCTTCGGATCGAACGACTACTACGGGCCGAAGCTGCGCAACCCCGCGCTCTACATCCTGGAGAAGATGCAGGGCAAGCACGGGCTCAACGGCAACGCCCCGGCGGTCAACGTGGTCCACAACCCGTGGGAGCCGATGCGGGACGCCTTCGACGACGCGGGCTGGCTGAACCTGACCAACACCCGGGGACGGATCAAGGCCGACGGCCTGGAGATCGCCTTCACCGGCCTGGACGACCCGCACATCAAGCGGGACCGCTACGCCGAGGTCGCCGGCGGCCCCGAGACGGGCGCGGACCTGTCGATCGGCGTCGTCCACGCCCCCTACCTCCGCACCCTGGACGCCTTCACGGCGGACGGCTACCCCCTGATCCTGGCGGGGCACACCCACGGCGGCCAGCTCTGCATCCCCTTCTACGGAGCCCTCGTCACCAACTGCGATCTGGACACGGACCGGGTGAAGGGCCTCTCCGCCCACACCGTGGGCGAGCGGCGCGCCTACCTCCACGTGTCGGCCGGCTGCGGCACCAACCGCTACACCCCCGTCCGCTTCGCCTGCCCGCCCGAGGCGACCCTGCTGACTCTGACGCCCCGGGACTGA
- a CDS encoding DUF4352 domain-containing protein: MPEQLPERPKSVRNPWKTATFCLAGALMVTAAALAYTATGSQGDAPNASADPSPSIWQDDRPSADTAPVETTSPIPSRPADFKIGDEARNGGAVVTVTKVREAESINVAGGVKKAGGDAKYVILETVVFNDSKASMDLTCSLPIVNGLLDEQERRYDTIDDLYEVTGNPECNEQLQPGFKDEMQFVYRVPKGAKIIAWEFSEYDLASDREPSIIALASA, encoded by the coding sequence ATGCCTGAACAGCTTCCCGAGCGACCCAAGAGCGTCAGGAACCCGTGGAAAACGGCCACGTTCTGCCTGGCTGGCGCGCTTATGGTGACCGCTGCAGCACTCGCCTACACCGCTACGGGAAGCCAAGGGGACGCTCCCAACGCCTCAGCCGATCCGTCGCCCTCGATCTGGCAGGACGATCGCCCCAGCGCCGACACTGCCCCCGTCGAGACGACGTCCCCCATCCCGAGTCGACCGGCCGATTTCAAGATCGGAGACGAAGCGCGCAACGGCGGCGCCGTCGTCACGGTCACCAAGGTCCGGGAGGCTGAGTCGATCAACGTGGCCGGTGGAGTCAAGAAGGCGGGAGGCGACGCCAAGTACGTGATCTTAGAGACCGTGGTATTTAACGACTCCAAGGCCAGCATGGACCTGACCTGCTCGCTGCCCATCGTGAATGGCCTGCTGGACGAGCAAGAGCGGCGCTACGACACCATCGATGACCTGTACGAAGTGACAGGAAATCCCGAGTGCAACGAGCAGCTCCAGCCCGGCTTCAAGGATGAGATGCAGTTTGTCTACCGGGTCCCGAAGGGCGCGAAGATCATCGCCTGGGAGTTCTCCGAGTACGATCTCGCCTCGGACCGGGAGCCGTCGATCATCGCACTGGCCAGCGCCTGA
- a CDS encoding pentapeptide repeat-containing protein, producing MSHPSPEPSLTSLSWVPCGHGTTPEDPVGCRGAQVPGHTACLAHLGDPERDAYLYSLTPGAAIDHSGTTFTEPLLDALLNALRDPTTGYPRLGDARFISTTFQGDAEFDFASFQGEAVFRSAIFKGDAVFGAATFQGVVGFRSATFRGDAVFEAAAFERDAEFRVATFRSDARFSGATFRGGTWFTGTTFQGNVEFVRTAFEGGAQYEGATFRGDAEFEAAAFQGDASFIKAVFDRAASLGPLVCAGRVMLSGAVFSGPVNLSLAARRLECRRTRWSSTAEIRLRYATVDFAHAVFEYPLTIAAEAEPFVLSYGQPLAEQTLAATPDDGVRVASLRGVDAAHLVLADIDLSGCLFAGTVHLDQIRLEGTCSFDRVPPRTHGRRWYLLRFTARRALAEEHHWRASRDAAVRGWNVAVLGAGHIGPAQLAPVYRALRKAFEDGKDEPGAAVFYYGEMEMRRHDHTGTTRAERGLLRGYWLLSGYGLRASRALGWLAAAMLVTILLLMGFGLPKDSPKQEATGTVPPAGGKVTFEIGKTDPQNPTADRYTGERFDKALNVTLNSVVFRSSGQDLTTAGTYIEMVSRVTEPVLLGLAALAVRNRVKR from the coding sequence ATGTCACACCCGAGCCCCGAACCGTCCTTGACCTCGCTTAGTTGGGTGCCCTGCGGTCACGGCACCACCCCGGAGGACCCGGTCGGCTGCCGCGGTGCCCAAGTCCCCGGCCATACCGCATGCCTCGCCCACCTGGGCGACCCCGAACGCGACGCCTACCTGTACAGCCTGACCCCCGGCGCCGCCATCGACCACAGCGGCACCACCTTCACCGAACCGCTTCTGGACGCCCTCCTCAATGCCCTCCGCGACCCCACCACCGGATACCCCCGCCTCGGCGACGCCCGGTTCATATCGACAACCTTCCAGGGCGACGCCGAGTTCGATTTTGCGAGTTTCCAGGGCGAGGCCGTGTTCCGGTCGGCGATCTTCAAGGGCGACGCCGTGTTCGGGGCGGCGACCTTCCAGGGCGTCGTCGGGTTTCGGTCGGCGACGTTCCGGGGTGACGCCGTGTTCGAAGCGGCAGCCTTCGAGCGCGACGCCGAGTTCAGAGTGGCGACCTTCCGGAGCGACGCCCGGTTCTCGGGAGCGACCTTCCGGGGCGGCACGTGGTTCACGGGCACGACCTTTCAGGGCAACGTCGAGTTCGTGCGGACGGCCTTCGAGGGCGGCGCCCAGTACGAAGGTGCGACCTTTCGGGGCGACGCCGAGTTCGAAGCAGCGGCCTTCCAGGGAGACGCCTCGTTCATAAAGGCGGTGTTCGATCGGGCGGCCAGTCTCGGTCCGTTGGTGTGCGCCGGGAGAGTGATGTTGTCGGGGGCGGTATTCAGCGGCCCGGTGAACCTCTCGTTGGCCGCGCGCCGTCTGGAGTGCCGACGGACCCGCTGGTCGTCAACGGCCGAGATACGTCTGCGCTACGCCACGGTGGACTTCGCCCACGCGGTCTTTGAGTATCCCCTCACAATCGCCGCAGAGGCCGAGCCCTTCGTTCTCTCCTATGGACAGCCGTTGGCAGAGCAGACTCTTGCCGCCACGCCCGACGACGGGGTGCGGGTGGCCTCGCTGAGGGGGGTGGATGCGGCCCATCTGGTCCTCGCCGACATCGACCTGTCGGGGTGCCTGTTCGCAGGGACCGTGCACTTGGACCAGATCCGGCTGGAGGGCACGTGTTCCTTCGACAGGGTCCCGCCCCGCACGCACGGGCGGCGCTGGTACCTGCTGCGGTTCACCGCCCGCCGCGCCCTCGCCGAAGAGCACCACTGGCGCGCGAGCCGCGACGCGGCTGTCCGGGGCTGGAACGTGGCAGTGCTCGGTGCCGGACACATTGGGCCGGCGCAGCTGGCGCCGGTGTACCGGGCGCTGCGCAAGGCGTTCGAGGACGGCAAGGACGAGCCGGGGGCTGCGGTCTTCTACTACGGCGAGATGGAAATGCGCCGCCATGACCACACCGGCACCACCCGCGCCGAACGGGGACTCCTGCGCGGTTACTGGCTGCTGTCCGGCTACGGTCTGCGTGCTTCCCGAGCTCTGGGCTGGCTTGCCGCCGCCATGCTCGTCACCATCCTGCTACTTATGGGCTTCGGGCTCCCGAAAGACTCCCCGAAGCAGGAAGCGACCGGCACCGTGCCTCCTGCTGGCGGCAAGGTCACCTTCGAGATCGGCAAGACTGATCCCCAGAATCCCACAGCGGACAGGTACACCGGCGAGCGCTTCGACAAGGCCCTGAACGTCACGCTCAATTCGGTGGTGTTCCGTTCGTCGGGCCAGGACCTGACCACCGCCGGCACCTACATCGAGATGGTCTCCCGCGTCACCGAGCCCGTCCTTCTGGGCCTGGCTGCCCTGGCTGTCCGAAACCGCGTCAAACGCTGA